The DNA region TCGCTCCCCGGCGTCGAGCGCTTCTTCAAGCGCAACCTCGACGACGAGATGGAGAACCTGGAGGCGGCCCTCGCCGAGGACTTCGGGGTCGAAGTGTGAGACTCGCGCTCGCGCAACTCCGGATCGAGAGCGGAGACGTGGACGGCAACGTCGAGCGCGCGCGGGCGGCCGTCGCCGAGGCCGCCGCCGACGGCGCCGACCTGGTCGCGCTCCCCGAGGTCTTCAACGTCGGCTACTTCGCGTTCGAGGGGTACGCCCGCCGGGCCGAGAGCGTCGCCGGCCCGACCGTCTCGGCGCTCGCCGAGAGCGCGCGGGAACACGGCGTGGGCGTCCTCGCCGGCAGCATCGTCGAGGACCTGGCGGACTCGCGAGCCGACGGGGTCGACACTCCGGCAGGGGAGGGGCTGGCCAACGCCTCGGTCTTCCTCGACCGGTCGGGCGAGCGCCGGGCGGTCTACCGCAAACACCACCTGTTCGGCTACGGCTCCGCGGAGCAGGAACTGCTGACACCCGGCGAGGCTGTGCCGACCGTCGAGTTCGGCGACCACACCGTCGGCGTGACGACCTGCTACGACCTGCGGTTCCCGTCGCTGTGCCGCGACCTGGTCGACGCGGGGGCGACGATGGTGCTCGTCCCGAGCGCCTGGCCGTACCCGCGCGTCGAGCACTGGCGGCTGTTCCCGCGGACGCGCGCCGTCGAGAACCTGCTGTACGTCGGCGCGGTCAACGGCGTTGGGACCTTCGAGGACGCGGAGTTGCTGGGCCGCTCCGCGGTATACGACCCCTGGGGCACGACGCTTTCGAGCGCCGGCGACGAGGCCGCCCTCGTGACCGCCGACGTGGACGCCGACCGAGTCGTCGAGGTCCGCTCGGAGTTCCCCGCGCTCGAGGACCGCCGTCGATAGCTCAAACGCCCGTTTGAGGCCACGGTACCCCTTTTGTGTCGCCGGCGGATCCCCTGGGTATGGTTCGCAAAGCGACGCTGCTCGTGGCGGCTCTGGTCGTTCTCGCGGGCTGTGCAGGCATGGGGGGCAACTCGGCGGACGGCGCCGCGCCGGAACAGCAGGCGGCCGATGGGGGTGGAGGCGACGGCGCCAGCGGGGGAGACGGCGGCGACGGCGGCGGCGCCGCCGACGGCGGTGACGGGGGGAGCGACGACGCGGCGGACGCCGAGTTCAGCGCGAGCGACGGGAGCGGCGACGGACAAACCAGCGCCGCGGCGCAGGTGGACCGGGCGCTGATCAAGACCGGCGAGGTGCGGCTGGAGGTCGAGAACTACTCCGTCGCCGAGCGGGCGGTGCGGTCCCGCGCGGCGGAGCTCGGCGGCTACGTCTCCGGGTCGAACGTGGAACTCCACCACCGCGAAAATCAGACCTGGCGGACCGGCTACGTCGAGGTGCGGGTCCCCTCGGGGAACTTCACGGCGCTGTACGAGGCCACGCAGGGCCAGGGGACGGTGCTGTCGGCCGATTCGAACACGAAGGACGTGACCGACCAGCTGGTCGATCTGAACGCGCGACTGGAGAACCTCCGCGCCCAGCGCGACCGGCTGCGCTCGCTGTACGACTCCGCCAACACGACCGCGGACCTGCTCGAAGTCGGCGAACAGCTCTCGGAGGTTCAGGGCGAGATCGAACGCCTCGAAGCCCAGAAGCGGTCGCTCCGGGACAGAGTTTCCTTCTCGACGGTCCGCGTCGAACTCCGCGAGCCCCGGCCAGACCCGGTCGCGCCCGCGGAGCCGACGCCGTTCCACGAGCAGTCGCCGGTGACGGTGTTCCTCTCGTCGGCGCAGGGCTTCGTGACGTTCGCCCGCACCGTCTTCGTCGCCGGCGTCGCCGCGGTCCCGTGGGTCCTCGGGCTCGGCGTGCCCGCCCTCCTCGTCGTCGGCGCGGGTCGGCGAGTGGGTGTCCCGTCCCGGGTGCCGTTCGTCGGGACCCGGTCGCGTTCGCGTCGCCCGTCAGGCGACCACGGCGGCGCGGGCGAGGGGCTCCGGACCGAGTTCGAGACCACCACCGGAGACGACGTGGACTCCGAGAGCGCCGACGAATCGGCCGGGGATCCGGGATCTGGCCCCGACGGCGCGTCGAAGGACGGGTCCGGCGACGAGTGATCGCCGGGCCGACCTCGATGGTCGCCAGATCGTGTGAACGGATTGCACGGGACGGCCGTTCGGACCCAGTGCCAGACACGAGATTTATGTCGGAGGACGCATTACCGACTGGTGCCGGCGAGACGCTTTTCACGTCGCAACCGGCAATTCGACCGCGCTCGGCCAGGCCCACGTCGACCACGCGCCGCGGCACCTGTCCGGACAGGCCGCCGCGGCCCGCCTCCTCGTCCACGGCCCGCCTCTCACCTTTCGCCGTTCCGCTTCGAGCCGACGGACGACAACTGCCCAGCGACGCCTCGGTCCAGGCGGTGAACTGCCCGGTGGCGACCGAGGGTAAGATATATGATCCTCGTGTGACTCGTTCGGAACGGCCATGGAGTACGAACTCGAAAACCGGCCGTCGTACGCGGTCGCGTCGGTCAGGCTCTCACCGGGCGAGGAACTCACCACCGAGGCCGGCGCGATGGTCTCGCACACGGAGACGGTCCGGATGGAGACGGGGATCGGCGACTCCGACGAGGGGTTCCTGGAGTCGGTCAAAGACTCCGTGCTCGGCGACGAGTCGCTGTTCCGGAACCGGTTCACCGCCGAAGGCGGCGACGGGATCGTGCAGATCGCGGCGACCACGCCGGGAGACATGACCGCCCGAGAGCTCGACGGCGACGAGGTCTACGTCCAGTCGGGCGCCTACGAGGCCGCCGGGTCGGGCGTCGAACTCGACACCGACGTGGGCGACCTGGACACGCTGTTCGGCGGCGAGGGACTGTTCCTGCTGAAGGCTGCCGGGACCGGCCCGCTCTTCCTGTCGGCCTTCGGGGGCATCCAGGAGCACGAGGTCGACGCCGGCGAGGTGTTCACGGTCGATTCGGGCCATGTCGTCGCCTGGGACGCGTCGATGGACTACAACACCGAGCGGATCGGCGGCATGAAGGAGACGCTGTTCAGCGACGAGGGGCTGGTCATGCGGTTCACCGGCCCGGGGACGGTGTTGCTGCAGACCCGCAACTACGGCGACTTCGTCAGCGACCTCGCCTCGCGGCTCCCCTCCGGCAACTCCGGCGGCGGTGCCGACGTCGAAGTCGGCGGCGACGTCTGAGAGCGCGCGGCCGCCGAACGGTCCACCCCCCGACTCCAGCGAGGCAGTCGACGTACGGCGATCAGTCGTCTACGGAGCCGAGACTGGCGATCAGTCGTCTTCGGTCTTGATATCGGCCGAGAGCCCCTGCGCCATCTCGATGTCCTTCGAGTTGTTGAGCGTCCAGGCGGTCCGCTCGGTGACGGCCTCGATGACTTCGCGGGCGCTCGGGGCGCCCTTGCCGGACTTCTTGACGCCGCCGAACGGGAGTTGCACTTCCGCGCCGATGGAGGGAAGGTTGCCGTAGGCGAGCCCGACCTCGGCGTGGTCGCGGTAGTAGTTGATCTGGCGGTAGTCCTCGGAGACGATGGCCCCGGCGAGGCCGTAGTCGGTGTCGTTGTGGATCTCGACGGCACGCTCGATGTCGCCCTCGTACTCCAGCAGGGCGACGTGCGGGCCGAACACCTCCTCGTGGATACAGCGCAGGTCCGGGTCGTAGTCGATCTCGTAGACGAACGGGCCGACCCAGTGGCCCTTTTGGTGACCGTCGGGGATCTCCGAGTCCTCTAGTTCCGCCCGGTCGACGAGGACGTTCGCGCCCTCCTCGCGGGCCAGGTCGTTGTACTTGCCGAACTTCTCGACCTGACTCTCGTCGACGACCGGACCCATGAACGTGTCCTCGTCGAGCGGGTCGCCGACGGCCACGTCCTCGGCGAGGTCGACGAACCGCTCCTTGAACTCGTCGTACACGTCCGTGTGGACGATGAGCCGTTCGCTGGAGACGCACCGCTGGCCGGTCGTCTTGAACGAGGACATCACCGCCGAGTGCAGGGCGATGTCGAGGTCGGCCGCCTCGGTGATCACAACGGCGTTCTTGCCGCCCATCTCCAGGGCGGCGTCGCGGCCGGGGACGCCGCCGAGCTTCTCGTCGATCTTGTGGCCGACCTCGGCCGACCCCGTAAAGAGGACCGTCGAGACGCGCTCGTCCTCGACGATGGCGTTGCCGGCGTCGCCGAAGCCCTGGACGACGTTGAACACGCCCGGTGGCACGCCGGCGTCGATCATCATCTCCGCGACGATCTGGCCGCAGTAGGGAGTCTGCTCGGCGGGCTTCCAGACGACGGTGTTGCCCTCGACCAGGGCGACGGCCATGTGCCAGAACGGGATGGCGACCGGGAAGTTCCAGGGGGTGATGCAGCCGACGACGCCGCGGGGCTTGCGGCGCATGTAGGCGTCCTTGCTGGCGATCTCGGAGGGGACCACGTCGCCGTGGGGGTGGCGAGCGTTGCCGGCGGCCCACTCGACCATGTGGGCGGCCTCGACCACGTCGGCGCGGCCCTCGCTGATCTCCTTGCCGCACTCGCGGGTGACGATCTCCCCGAGTTCGTCCGTGCGGTCCCGCAGCTCGTGGTAGACCTCCCACAGCACCTCCGCGCGGTCGATGTACGACAGCGAGCGCCACTCCTCGAACGCGTCGTCGGCGGCCGCGACCGCCCGCTCGACGTCGGCCGGCGTCCCGCGGTAGAACTCGCCCACCGTCTCGCCCGTCGCCGGGTTCTCGCTCTCGAAGGTCTCCTCGCTGTCGCCGACGGTCCACTCGCCGTCGACGTAGTGCCTGAAGGGTTCGTCGGGCCGGGACATGAACCGTAGTTCGACGCCGACGGTCAAAAAAGTCCGTTCCGGTGGGTTCGAGACCCGTCACTCGCGGGGCGGAACTCTTCCCGAACGCACAATTCTGGCCCCGATCCGACTCGTACGATCACTGATCGCCGCGGTTCAGTTCGGCGCGTTATCAGGTCCGATAGCCGGCGAGAAATATTAATTATAGTCCGTTATAGATACGCGATCGGTGTGAGATACCGATGGCGACCGCCCCCGGTTGTGGACCGCCCGCGTCCAGCCCGTCCGAACACAGTGCGAGCGCAGACCAGGAGTCCGACCGGCGGACGCCGTCGGTCGTGGTGTTCGACGGCACGACGAGAGCGGCCCTCTACAGGCGCTGGCTCTCCGAGCAGATCCGGGTGGAGTCGGCCGGGTCGATCGCGGAGGGCCGCGACGCGGTCGACGAGTCGACGGCGGTCGCGCTGGTCCGCCACGAGCTCCCGGAACCGAAGCGGAAACTGGTGGCCGAGATCCTCGACCGACAGGCCGACCGCGTCCGGGTCGTCCTCACGACCAGCGACCACCAGCCGGTCTCCGACCCCGTCGTCGACGAGGACGCCTGCCTCTGCGAACCGATCGACCGGTCGTCGCTCCGGGCGGCGGTCAGCCGTCAGATAGCGGCGGTCACGTTCGGACGACTCCTCGTCGAGTACTACGAATGTACGACCGCGCTGGCCTCCCGGAAGGTGCAACTGCCGCCGGACGAGCAGGAAGCGGACGAGCGGATCCGCCGACTGGAGTCGCGCCGGACGGACCTGGCGGCCGGCATCGAGACGCTCCAGAAGCGGCTCCCGAGCGACGAACTCCGGGCGGTCCTCCACGAGATATCGCCCCCGGAGTACGAACGGGAGAGCCGCGAGCGCAAGCCCGAGTCGGGGAGCAAGTACCGCCCCGAAGGCTGCGGGGAGTGCGACCGGCAGTGGAACGTGAACCCGGACGGGTCGCCCGCCGGCTACCGACGGCTCGGCGCGTTCGTCTGGGAGTGTACCGACTGTGGGGCCGTCTGCGACCGCTCGGACCCCGCGAACCAGCGGATCGCACGGCGTCGGTGACCGAACGGGACTCGCCACTCCGCGGTCGCACCCGCCGGTGTGTCAGCCCGACGGCTCGATCCGCTCCAGCGCGTGCTCGAAGTCGTCGCGGCCGATCACCACGTCGTCGGCCCGCTCGTTGGCCTCGTCGGGGTCGACGCCGGCGGCGACCTCGCTGATGGCACGCATCGACGCCGCGCGGACGAGCGACTCGATCTGGGCGCCGGAGAGCCCCTCCGTCTCGCTCGCCAGGTCGTCCAGGTCCACGTCGTCGCCGAGCGGCTTGCCCTCCGTGTGTACGTCGAGGATCGCCCGCCGCCCGGCCTCGTCGGGGTTCGGGACCTCGACGTGCTGTTCGAGGCGGCCGGGTCGCAGGAGCGCGTCGTCGAGCATGTCCCGCCGGTTCGTCGCGGCGAGGACGACGAGGTTGGGGTTCTCGGCGGCGCTGTCCATCTCGGTCAGCAGCTGGGAGACGACGCGTTCGGTCACCTCGTTGCCCTCCATCCGACCGCCGGCGATGCCGTCGATCTCGTCGAAGAAGACGATGGCCGGCGCTGTCTGGCGGGCGCGGTCGAACACTTCTCTGACTGCTTTCTCGCTCTCGCCGACGTACCGGTCCATCAGTTCCGGCCCGGCGACGCGGATGAAGTTGACGCCGCTCTCGCCCGCCACGGCCCGGGCGAGCAGGGTCTTCCCCGTCCCCGGCGGGCCGTAGAGGAGGACGCCGGAGGGCGGGTCGGTGTTGGTCGCGGTGAAGAGGGGACCGTACTCCAGGGGCCACTCGACGGCCTGTTCGAGCGTCGATTTCGCCTCGTCGAGCCCGCCTACGTCGTCGAACGTGACCGTCGGCGACTCGGCGACGTACTCCCGCATCGCCGATGGTTCGACGGTCCGGAGCGCCGCTTCCATGTCCTCCCGCGTCACCTCCGGCTCGTCGCGCGTCCGCCGCAGCGCGTGCATCGCGGCCTCCGTGGTGAGGGTGTGCAGGTCCGCGCCGACGAACCCGTGGGTCCGTCCGGCCACGCGGTCCAGGTCCACGTCGTCGGCCAGCGGCATCCCGCGGGTGTGCACGTCGAGGATCTCGCGGCGCCCGGTCTCGTCGGGGACGCCGATCTCGATCTCCCGGTCGAAGCGGCCGCCCCGCCGGAGCGCGGGGTCGATGCTGTCGACCCGATTCGTCGCGCCGATGACGATGACCTGCCCGCGGTCCTCCAGCCCGTCGAGCAGGGTGAGCAGCTGCGCGACGACGCGGTTCTCCATGTCGGAGTCCTCGTCGCGCTCGCCGGCGATGGCGTCGATCTCGTCGACGAAGATGATCGCCGGGGCGTTGTCCTCGGCGTGGTCGAACGCCTCGCGCAGCCGCTCCTCGCTCTCGCCCTTGTACTTCGAGACGACCTCCGGCCCGGAGATCACGTCGAAGTAGGCGTCGACCTCGTTGGCGACCGCCCGCGCGATGAGCGTCTTCCCCGTCCCGGGCGGGCCGTGCAGGAGGACGCCCCGCGGCGGCGAGATGCCCAGCCGGGTGAAGAGATCGGGGTTCGACAGCGGCAGCTCGATCATCTCCCGCACCTGGTCGAGTTCGTCGTCGAGCCCGCCGATGTCCTCGTAGGAGACGCCAGTCCGGGAGGCCGACTCGTCGGGCGTCGCCTCTGTGGCCGGTCCTCCGGATCCCGTTCCGGCCGACCCGCTGGACCCGCTCGATCCGGCGCTCGTTCCCGTCCCGCCCCCGCTGGCTGCGCCGGACCCGCCGACGGCGCTCCCGGTCGGTCCCCCGTCTATCGGCGGGAGGACGGTGATGTCGGTCTCGTCGGTGACCCGCACCGCGCCGCCGGGGTCGGTCCCGGAGACGGCGAAGGCGCCGACGCCGTCGATGTGGACCTGTTCGCCCTCGCGGAGCGGGCGGTCCAGCAGGGCGCGCCGGACCGCCGACTCCTGCTGGGCCTCGTCGAGCCCGACCGACTGGGCCAGCCGGACGGTCAGGCTGTCGGCCTCGCGGACGGAGGTCTGCTCGACGGTGACGGTGTCGCCGATGTTGACGCCCGCGTTGGCGCGGGTGTCGGCGTCGATGCGGACGTAGGCGCCGTCGCCGCTCTCGGGCCAGGCCTTCGCGACGGTCGCCCGCTCGCCCTGGATGACCAGCGGGTCGCCGCTCAACACTCCGAGTTCGGACCGGACTCGCTCGGGGACCCGCGCGATGCCGCGGCCGGCGTCGCGCTTGTTCGCACCTTCGACGGAGACCTCGATGGCGTCGCCGCTTCCCATACCCCCGCTATCGGGCCGACGCTCTTAATCCGTTTGCCCCCACCTTTTTAGCGGAGGGGTGGGCGCCATTTGCCCACCCCTCCGCGAAAAAGATGGGGCAAAAAGGCCGCTCGCGCTCCGCGCGTGCGGGGAACCGCGCGCCTGCGGCGCGCGGATGCTAACTACAGGGGACGTATATATCACGTAAGCATCCGCCGAGCGACCGGCGGAAGCGAGGTGATTCGCCGTCAGAGCTCCGCTCTGACGAGCCTGCGGCCGTTCGCGGCGCTCACTCCCGCAGACACCGGACGCGAGCGACCGCAGGGAGCGAGCCGTCCGGCTTTTTCCCCCAAGTTTTTCCAGCGGAGGATTCCCGCAGGCGCGCGAAGCGCGCCGAGGAGCTCTCCGCCGCAAAAAGTGGGTTCGCAGACATACCTCCCAATCCGCGGGACCGGAGTAACGCCTTTACCCCGTGGCGACGCACACTCTACCATGGTCGTGACTACCGAGCGCGACGAGATGACCTGGTACAAGTGCGAGGCTTGTGGGCTGATGTTCGACGAGCAGTCCGACGCGCGCCAGCACGAGGAGAACTGCGACGCCGAAGAGCCGTCGTACATCCAGTGAACCGGCCGGGAATCCGGTAAACGGGCCGATCCAGGGGAGCGGTCGCCGGGGGACCGGTTCGCCGGACGGCGGACCGCCGAGGGGGCCCTACGCGTTCTCGACGATCTCGAAGCTCTGTTCGCCCATCTCGTCCTCGACGAAGACGAACACGCGACCGTCGACGACCGACAGGTCCGCCTCGATTTCGACGCGGTGGGACTCGGAACGCGCCACAACGCCCTGGAACAGCGGCTCCTCGCCGCCGTCGTCGACCATGACGCGCCCGACGCCGGTCGACTCCAGGATGTCGTCGTGGGTGTTCAGGTCGTTGACGTACAGCATGATCCCCTGGGTCTCGGTCTCGTCGGTGACCAGCACGTGCACGTCCTTGCCGGGGCCGGCGCGGACGGACTCCTCGACGGCCGTCGGGACGCCGCGGTAGAACACCTCGCGGCCGTCGAGGTACTCGACGGCGACCCCGTCCTCGGTGAGTTCGACCCCCAGCGTGTCCGGCGGCACGTCGTTGCGCGCGCTCATACCCACGGATTCCCGCGGGCGACCCAAAAGCGTCGCGTTCCTGTCGTGCCGGCGGCGAACACGGGCGCCGACCGGGTCAACCGCCGACCGCTCCGCTTGCCGGATTCCCACAGAGGTAAATACCGCCCGGGAAGACAGGGGGACGATGGAAGGACAGGCAGTCGCCCCCGCGGCGGGGACGGTGCTGAACGCGCTCGCGACCGGCACCGGGTCGGCGTTCGCCATCGACGAGTACACGACCGCGACGGTCGAACTCGACGCCGGCGCCGACGGCGTGACCGGCCGGGTCGCCGAGGACCCCGACGCGGACACCGAGCTGATCGAGCGCTGCGTCGCCGCGGTCACCGACCGCTTCGGCGACGGGGAAGGGGGCCGCGTCCGCACCGAGAGCGACGTGCCGATGGCCTCGGGGCTGAAGAGCTCCAGCGCCGCCGCGAACGCGACCGTGCTGGCGACGCTCGACGCCCTGGGCGCCGCCGACGAGGTCTCCCGCGAGGACGCCTGTCGGATCGGCGTGCGGGCGGCCCGCGACGCCGGCGTCACGGTCACCGGCGCGTTCGACGACGCCAGCGCGAGCATGCTCGGCGGCGTCACGGTCACCGACAACACCGAGGACGAACTGCTCGCCCGCGAGGAGCGCGAGTGGTCAGTCCTGGTGTGGACGCCGCCCGAGCGGTCGTTCTCCGCGGACGCCGATGTCGAGCGCTGCCGGCGGGTCGCGCCGATGGCGGAGCTCGTCGCGGACCTGGCCCTGGACGGGGAGTTCGGCCGCGCGATGACGGTCAACGGGCTGGCCTTCTGCGCCGCGCTGGAGTTCCCGACCGACCCCGTCGTCGAGGCGATGCCGGTCGTCCACGGCGTCTCGCTGTCGGGGACCGGGCCGAGCTTCACCGCCGTCGGGGAACGCGAGGACCTCGAAGCGCTGCGCGACCGCTGGGACGAGCGCGAGGGTCGCACCTGGCTGACCACGACACAGACGGAGGGCACACGCATCCAATGAGCCAAGACGAATCCGACTACGCGGAGGAGATGAGCCTCGACGAACTGCGCGACGAGATCCAGTCCATCGACCGGGAGATCGTCGAACTGATCGCCCAGCGGACCTACGTCGCCGACACCATCGCGCAGGTCAAAGACGAACGGGGCCTCCCGACGACCGACGAGGAGCAGGAGCAGGCCGTCATGGACCGGGCCGGCGAGAACGCCGAGCAGTTCGACGTCGACTCCAACCTCGTCAAGGCCATCTTCCGGCTGCTCATCGAGCTGAACAAGGTCGAACAGCGCGAGAGCCGGTAGCCGAACGCGCCGCGCCGCTCGCCGTCTCCACGGACGCGACGAACGCCGACGGGAGCCGAAGTTCCTTATGCGCCCCGGGAGAAGTTCGCGGGTATGGCGGAGTACGAACTCGACGAGGTCGACCGGGAGATCCTCGCCGCGCTGCAGGAGGACGCGCGCAACCTCTCCTCGGGGGAGATCGCCGAGCGGACCGACGCCTCGTCGAGCACGGTTCGCAAGCGCATCCAGCGGCTCGAATCGGAGGACGTCGTCAAGGGGTACAGCGCCGACGTCGACTACCAGAAGTCCGGCTACCCGCTCCGGATGTTGCTGTTCTGTACCGCCCCGATCCCCGAGCGCGGAGAGCTCATCGACGAGATCCTCGACATCCCGGGGGTCGTCTCGGTGCAGGAACTCGTGACGGGCGAGCAGAACCTCCTCGTGACGGCCGTCGGCGAGTCCGACGACGATATCACGCCGGTCGCGCAGGAACTGCTCGACATGGGGCTGACCGTCGCCGACGAGGTGCTCGTCCGCAGCCACGAGACGACCCCGTTCGACGACTTCTCGGCCGAGTGACTCCCCCGCCCGAGCGGCGTCCGCAGTCGACCGGCAGCGGCCGGGACCGGTCCGCACTCGCTGGCCGACCTCCGGTCGCTCCGCTCGTGATCCCCCGAATAGTACCAGCCCGTTCGCAAAGCCGCTACTGAACACCGATCTGTTCGACGGCGTCGCCACTCGGGTTCACACTCGGCTCTGCCCCGCGACTGTTCCACCCCGGACCGAACCGCACGTGCGTCGACCGAATTGGCGCCCGCTGTCTCGACAGATTTCCGCGTTCGACCGCTATCCCCGGGAACCCAACGCGTAGCGGCACCGCTTGGACCCGCCACGTGGTCCTGGCAGCGAGGTGCGGGGACCGGGCCGTTGTGCTATCCCGTATCAATGACCATAACGTTCTTTCATTCATTTTCTACGAACGAATTGTGCGAACCAAAGAATATAATAACCGTATTGTTCTACAAGGGTGTAACGACGACCAGTTCGTGTGGGTCCCGGGACGGAACTCGGCGGCCGTGCGGACTGGTCGGGAACACAACGATGACCGGCCAAACGGGACGGAACGACGACGCAGCGCTCTCGGAGACAGTCTCGCCGCCGACCTCGTTCCTCCCGCGAGCGGCCACGGTCGCGGTCTGGACACTCTTCGTCCTCAGCGCGGGCGCCCTCGCCCTCGTCGTGACGGGCGGCGAGCGGGCGGTCGCGGACCTGGTCGTCGTCGACGGGCTGACCGCCGTGATGTGGGTCGTGGTCACCTTCTTCAGCGGCATCGTCCACAGTTACTCCCGCCGGTACATGGCGGGCGACGCCCGCGTCGAGGCCTTCTTCGCCCGGATCTTCGCGTTCACGCTTGTCGTGATGGCGATGACCGCGGCGAACCACGTCGCGCTGTTCGCGGGGGCGTGGCTGGCGATGGGGCTCCTCATGGCGTCGCTGGTCGGCCACGTCCGCGGCTGGGAGCAGGCCCATGCCGCCGCCGCCAGCGCCCGCCGGCACTTCCTCGCCAGCAGCGGGCTGCTCGCGGTCGGCCTGGCCGTCCTCGTCTGGGCGACCGGCGCGACCTCGATCTCGGGCATCCTCGGGGAGGTCGGGACCCTCTCGCAGCCGGTCGCGCTCGTCGCCGTCGGCGCTATCTTCCTCGCGGCGATGCTCCAGTCGGCGCTCGTCCCGTTCCACACCTGGCTGCTGTCGTCGATGACGGCGCCGACGCCCGCCTCGGCGCTGATGCACGCCGGCTTCGTCAACGCGGGCGGCATCCTGCTGACCCGCTTCGCGCCGCTGCTCGCGGACACGCCTGCGGTCATGTCCGTCATCGTCGTCGTCGGCGCCGTCAGCGCCCTGCTCGGGCAGGCGCTGCTGCTCGTGCAGACGGACATCAAGCGCAAGCTCGGCGCCTCGACGGTCGCGCAGATGGGGTTCATGATACTCCAGTGCGGCCTGGGCTTCTTCGCGGCCGCCATCGCGCACCTCGTCCTGCACGGCTTCTACAAGGCGTACCTGTTCCTCTCCTCGGGCGAGGCGGTCGAACAGACGGCGCCGAAAGAGTCGAAGCGCGACCGCCTGACCCTCCCCGGCGTCGCGGTCGGCCTGCTCACGGCGGTCGGCGGCGGCGCCCTGTTCGCCGTCCTCACCGGGAAGGGGACCGAAATCAACAGCGGGCTCGTCCTGGCGCTGGTGGTCGTCCTGACGACCATGCACGCGACCCGGGACATCCTGCGGCGGGCGACGCTCTCGCCGGTCGCGCGGCTGCTCAGCGTCCCGGTCGTCGTCCTGACGGCCATCGGCGCCTACGGCGTGCTGTTCAACGCCATCTCGACCGTGATCGCCGGCGCGCCGATGGCGAAGGCGCCGACCGAGCTGACGGCCGTCCACGTCGGCGTCGCCGCGCTGTTCGTCCTGGCGTACCTGGCGACGGAGCTCGGCTGGCACCG from Halosimplex halophilum includes:
- a CDS encoding chorismate mutase encodes the protein MSQDESDYAEEMSLDELRDEIQSIDREIVELIAQRTYVADTIAQVKDERGLPTTDEEQEQAVMDRAGENAEQFDVDSNLVKAIFRLLIELNKVEQRESR
- a CDS encoding Lrp/AsnC family transcriptional regulator, translating into MAEYELDEVDREILAALQEDARNLSSGEIAERTDASSSTVRKRIQRLESEDVVKGYSADVDYQKSGYPLRMLLFCTAPIPERGELIDEILDIPGVVSVQELVTGEQNLLVTAVGESDDDITPVAQELLDMGLTVADEVLVRSHETTPFDDFSAE
- a CDS encoding proton-conducting transporter transmembrane domain-containing protein; the encoded protein is MTGQTGRNDDAALSETVSPPTSFLPRAATVAVWTLFVLSAGALALVVTGGERAVADLVVVDGLTAVMWVVVTFFSGIVHSYSRRYMAGDARVEAFFARIFAFTLVVMAMTAANHVALFAGAWLAMGLLMASLVGHVRGWEQAHAAAASARRHFLASSGLLAVGLAVLVWATGATSISGILGEVGTLSQPVALVAVGAIFLAAMLQSALVPFHTWLLSSMTAPTPASALMHAGFVNAGGILLTRFAPLLADTPAVMSVIVVVGAVSALLGQALLLVQTDIKRKLGASTVAQMGFMILQCGLGFFAAAIAHLVLHGFYKAYLFLSSGEAVEQTAPKESKRDRLTLPGVAVGLLTAVGGGALFAVLTGKGTEINSGLVLALVVVLTTMHATRDILRRATLSPVARLLSVPVVVLTAIGAYGVLFNAISTVIAGAPMAKAPTELTAVHVGVAALFVLAYLATELGWHRSSERLYVALLNRSQPHPDTILTATEDYDDA